One stretch of Candidatus Nitrosotenuis cloacae DNA includes these proteins:
- a CDS encoding cobalamin-binding protein: MIECYAKMTYYGIKQQSQMRIISFLPSATELVFELGAEENLVGVTHECIYPEQAKQKPRIINSVFDPETMSSLQIDEKITELARTGQPIFLVHEENIKKGRPDLIIAQGTCAVCSAYTNEVNRALEILEKRPQVEVLDPHNIDDVLSSVMIIAKRIGKEAQGEKLVESLQKRINHIKTVNYQSRPKILCIEWVEPFFTSGHWVPQMVEIAGGQNLVSAIGEHSRKMTIDEVILADPDIIIMMPCGFDTKRTITECTQSLSSNPKWQNLRAVRTHNTYAVDANSYFSKPSIRTITGIEILAKIIHPEWFATLKTPDGAFTKI, translated from the coding sequence TTGATCGAGTGCTACGCAAAAATGACATATTATGGAATCAAGCAACAAAGTCAGATGCGAATAATATCATTCCTTCCAAGCGCAACAGAACTCGTCTTTGAGCTTGGTGCGGAAGAGAATCTGGTCGGTGTCACTCATGAATGCATTTACCCAGAACAGGCAAAACAGAAACCAAGAATCATCAATTCGGTTTTTGATCCAGAGACAATGTCCTCACTGCAAATAGATGAAAAAATAACCGAGCTTGCAAGGACTGGACAACCAATTTTTCTAGTGCATGAAGAAAATATCAAAAAAGGGCGGCCAGACTTGATAATAGCACAGGGAACGTGCGCTGTTTGCTCTGCATATACCAATGAGGTAAACCGAGCACTAGAGATTTTAGAAAAAAGACCGCAAGTTGAAGTGCTAGACCCTCACAACATTGATGATGTTTTGTCCAGCGTTATGATAATTGCAAAAAGAATCGGAAAGGAAGCTCAAGGTGAAAAACTAGTTGAATCATTGCAAAAAAGAATCAACCACATAAAGACTGTAAATTACCAAAGTAGGCCAAAGATATTATGCATAGAATGGGTTGAGCCATTTTTCACATCAGGTCATTGGGTTCCACAAATGGTAGAGATTGCCGGCGGCCAAAATCTAGTCAGTGCCATTGGTGAGCACTCTAGAAAAATGACAATTGACGAGGTCATACTAGCAGATCCAGATATCATAATCATGATGCCATGTGGATTTGACACAAAGCGAACCATCACAGAATGCACACAGTCATTATCATCAAACCCAAAATGGCAAAATCTGCGAGCGGTAAGAACCCACAATACATACGCAGTCGATGCCAACTCGTATTTTTCCAAGCCAAGCATTCGAACTATCACAGGAATAGAGATTCTGGCAAAGATAATCCATCCAGAATGGTTTGCAACACTAAAGACACCAGATGGGGCATTTACAAAAATCTAG
- a CDS encoding MFS transporter, translating to MDSESKRWIWFILPINIAAEGLHTAIPLFVIHLGGGISEVSIMIAIHYGAAALGSIVWGKVLDRYHAKKAVLLSSFSVILLCCVWLYFVNDIEPIFAISPIAGFFLTARGQVTQMLVMETSKNNEWGRLFARTSILSTFGSLGAMLIGAVWSLYFDSRQYFMICALSTGIALAISSQITKSNFHIERHTIAHSVYGIQHIFSHFRMHHHFVFPKIPNIHDYKHIISILKGKVSHEIGFLFLANLLFYFGSNIYFTALTPFFKSLHLSDSTVFTLYLIQTCMMAAIFFVAPKLISRVGEEKSTMVAYIPRILGVLIAGFLISLFSGYALLAFAMLSMCLMVVGFSIFTTANSVLLFKTIPKGFEGTYLGVNSSMVGMGVFAGALTAGVITVHWNYMATFVASSVILVGSIVLFRFYSHHRLSEKAMS from the coding sequence TTGGATTCAGAAAGCAAGAGATGGATTTGGTTTATTCTGCCTATCAACATTGCCGCCGAAGGACTACACACCGCAATTCCATTGTTTGTGATTCATCTGGGTGGTGGCATAAGCGAAGTCTCAATTATGATTGCCATTCATTATGGAGCAGCTGCTCTTGGCTCTATAGTGTGGGGTAAGGTCCTAGATAGATACCATGCAAAAAAGGCAGTACTGTTATCGTCATTTTCAGTCATACTGCTTTGCTGTGTATGGCTGTATTTTGTAAATGACATCGAGCCAATCTTTGCCATATCTCCAATCGCTGGTTTCTTTTTGACTGCACGGGGACAGGTAACTCAGATGCTTGTAATGGAGACTAGCAAGAACAACGAATGGGGCCGATTATTCGCAAGAACCTCAATTTTATCCACGTTTGGCAGTCTTGGTGCAATGTTAATTGGTGCAGTGTGGAGCCTTTACTTTGATAGTAGACAATACTTTATGATCTGCGCACTATCGACTGGAATAGCACTGGCTATCAGTTCACAAATCACCAAGAGCAACTTCCACATAGAGCGCCACACCATAGCTCACTCGGTATACGGCATACAACACATCTTTAGCCATTTTAGGATGCACCATCATTTTGTTTTTCCAAAAATTCCAAACATCCACGACTACAAGCACATCATATCAATCCTAAAGGGAAAAGTGTCACACGAAATAGGATTTTTGTTTTTGGCAAACCTATTGTTTTATTTTGGAAGCAACATCTACTTTACCGCCCTGACTCCGTTTTTCAAAAGCTTGCATCTTTCAGACTCTACAGTATTCACACTATACCTGATTCAGACCTGTATGATGGCGGCAATTTTCTTTGTTGCACCAAAGCTGATCTCACGAGTGGGTGAGGAAAAATCCACCATGGTGGCATACATCCCAAGAATTTTGGGCGTTCTGATTGCAGGCTTTTTGATTAGTCTGTTTTCTGGCTATGCATTGCTGGCATTTGCCATGTTGTCCATGTGCCTAATGGTAGTGGGCTTTTCCATATTTACTACCGCAAACTCTGTTTTGCTATTCAAGACCATCCCAAAAGGCTTTGAGGGCACGTATTTGGGCGTCAATAGTTCAATGGTTGGAATGGGTGTGTTTGCAGGGGCTCTAACTGCAGGTGTGATAACAGTACACTGGAACTACATGGCGACATTTGTAGCATCTTCAGTTATCCTGGTTGGCTCTATTGTGCTCTTTAGGTTTTATTCGCATCACAGATTATCAGAAAAAGCAATGTCCTAG
- a CDS encoding Nre family DNA repair protein, whose translation MESTAAEIRKSMEKHWNEYLSKYGNLFSSNSISGSSPPSVFVGSFGYPKVGVGPMVPPIHGDTSLLDAPEKWLGKSLEEIVNFRLKLVRGTQSVSVNNPQGRYIENLQELAMSQNTPDSDIIFYKNTAPITSIDGESAPFGPIGEIKSAKFSGMSTSKPIEKTYYDTDLKAEDAVLQLYNSGIEISKIQKCFSIGMFGKQRKLVPTRWSITATDDIISNNLVSEILDYSELDSILVFTHEHLGNLFSVLLFPHRWIFEMEEAWHTDKGEIGFGADAEDANGIDHYPSIAGAYYAAKLGVAEYLARKKKQAGVLILREIRPDYAVPVGVWQVREAIRAAMNKIPILVDSLDQGINLACKQMSISKNEWLSKGTILKMLKQKTITDYF comes from the coding sequence ATGGAGTCAACTGCTGCAGAAATTCGCAAATCCATGGAAAAACACTGGAATGAATACCTCTCAAAATATGGCAATCTGTTCTCATCAAATTCTATTTCAGGCTCTAGTCCACCGTCTGTGTTTGTTGGCTCGTTTGGTTATCCAAAGGTTGGAGTCGGACCAATGGTGCCACCAATCCATGGCGATACAAGCTTATTGGATGCTCCAGAAAAATGGCTTGGCAAATCATTGGAGGAGATTGTAAATTTCAGATTAAAATTGGTTCGTGGAACTCAAAGTGTTTCTGTCAATAATCCACAGGGGCGATACATAGAAAACCTACAAGAGTTGGCAATGTCACAAAACACACCAGATTCAGATATCATATTCTACAAAAATACTGCACCAATCACGTCAATTGATGGTGAATCTGCACCGTTTGGCCCAATAGGCGAGATAAAATCCGCCAAGTTTTCTGGCATGTCGACATCCAAACCAATAGAGAAAACATACTATGATACGGACCTCAAAGCAGAGGATGCCGTACTACAACTGTACAATTCCGGAATAGAGATATCAAAAATCCAAAAATGCTTTTCCATTGGAATGTTTGGCAAGCAGCGCAAGCTAGTGCCGACACGATGGAGCATAACCGCAACAGATGATATTATATCAAATAATCTGGTCTCAGAGATTCTGGACTATTCAGAGCTGGACTCGATTCTTGTTTTTACGCACGAACATCTGGGGAATCTATTCTCTGTTTTGTTGTTTCCACATCGCTGGATATTTGAGATGGAGGAAGCCTGGCACACAGACAAGGGAGAGATAGGATTTGGAGCCGATGCCGAGGACGCAAACGGAATTGATCACTATCCAAGCATTGCAGGTGCGTACTATGCGGCAAAGCTTGGAGTTGCAGAATATTTGGCAAGAAAAAAGAAACAAGCTGGTGTCTTGATTCTAAGGGAGATCAGGCCAGACTATGCGGTACCAGTCGGGGTGTGGCAGGTAAGGGAGGCAATTCGAGCGGCAATGAACAAAATACCAATTCTGGTAGATTCATTAGACCAAGGAATCAATCTGGCATGCAAACAGATGAGCATTAGCAAAAATGAGTGGCTCTCAAAGGGAACAATTCTAAAAATGCTAAAGCAAAAAACCATCACGGATTATTTCTGA
- a CDS encoding tetratricopeptide repeat protein: MSEIFDSAITEFNLGNYKKALVLFDQTLAIEPLHIMALIKKGNILGKFAKYSDAITCYDIVLGIEPQNRLALVNKGLALHYLQRYDDAIVCYNMILETKPDSAITLYNKASSLVRKGETKQGLEVLQAAIDVDFSCKYKARTDIDFESIQKTNEFKKLVL, encoded by the coding sequence ATGAGTGAGATTTTCGACTCGGCCATAACAGAATTCAATTTAGGCAATTACAAAAAGGCGCTAGTTCTGTTTGATCAAACCCTAGCAATAGAACCACTCCACATTATGGCACTAATCAAAAAGGGCAACATTTTGGGCAAATTTGCAAAATATTCAGATGCCATCACATGCTATGATATTGTACTAGGTATAGAGCCTCAAAACAGGCTGGCACTCGTAAACAAGGGCCTTGCCCTCCATTACCTGCAAAGATACGATGACGCAATTGTTTGTTATAATATGATACTAGAAACAAAGCCAGACAGTGCCATCACACTATACAACAAGGCATCCAGCCTAGTAAGAAAGGGGGAGACAAAACAAGGACTGGAGGTTTTGCAAGCGGCAATTGACGTTGATTTTTCCTGCAAATACAAGGCCAGAACAGACATTGATTTTG
- a CDS encoding NAD(P)-dependent oxidoreductase, which produces MRVGIVGTGLLGNAVGLNLLKRGHTLTAYNRTRSKTAELEQNGAKIVNSPKQVSESSDVVFTIVKNADAVRKVSFGDDCVACGKHDGLIVCDMSTINPISSKEIASEFASRGVAFLDTPVMGGPNVAITGELVMMVGGDKNTFEKCKGLLDDIANKVFHLGPNGTAHSVKLAMNLQIAMLSLALSEGITLARGAKIEPEVFLQILNSTYFKTGMSENKAYKMIKGEFAPTFTLANLRKDLDTINEAAESFGLNLPMATKANQVYQDAEENGFGQLDYTAILQYLEKHAKSK; this is translated from the coding sequence ATGAGAGTTGGAATTGTCGGAACTGGTTTGCTTGGCAATGCTGTAGGATTGAATTTGCTAAAGCGAGGCCATACCCTAACAGCATACAATCGAACCAGATCAAAGACTGCCGAACTAGAACAAAACGGTGCAAAAATAGTCAATTCCCCAAAACAAGTGTCTGAGAGTTCGGATGTTGTATTTACCATAGTAAAAAATGCAGATGCCGTAAGAAAGGTTTCATTTGGTGATGACTGTGTTGCGTGCGGAAAGCACGATGGATTGATAGTGTGTGATATGAGTACAATAAATCCTATTTCCTCAAAAGAAATTGCATCAGAGTTTGCAAGTAGAGGGGTTGCATTTTTGGACACGCCAGTAATGGGTGGGCCAAATGTTGCAATAACAGGGGAGCTTGTAATGATGGTCGGAGGAGACAAGAATACATTTGAGAAATGCAAGGGCCTGCTTGATGATATAGCAAACAAGGTTTTTCATTTGGGTCCAAACGGAACTGCACATTCTGTAAAGCTTGCAATGAATCTACAAATTGCAATGCTATCGCTTGCATTATCAGAGGGAATTACGCTTGCAAGAGGGGCAAAAATAGAGCCCGAGGTGTTTTTGCAAATCCTAAACTCTACTTATTTCAAGACAGGCATGAGTGAAAACAAGGCGTACAAGATGATAAAAGGCGAGTTTGCCCCAACTTTTACTCTGGCAAACCTAAGAAAGGATTTGGACACAATAAACGAGGCAGCAGAATCATTTGGCCTGAATCTGCCAATGGCTACAAAGGCAAACCAAGTGTACCAGGATGCGGAAGAAAACGGATTTGGCCAGCTGGATTACACTGCCATACTGCAGTATTTGGAAAAACACGCAAAATCAAAATGA